The following are encoded together in the Pseudoalteromonas shioyasakiensis genome:
- the elbB gene encoding isoprenoid biosynthesis glyoxalase ElbB encodes MKKVAVILAGCGVYDGAEINEAVLTLLHIAKAGASYECFAPDIEQMHTINHLTGEEMTPNRNVLVEAARIARGEIKALTELNVDEFDALIVPGGFGAAKNLSDFAVKGSDAQVQGDVLTSAKAFVDANKVAGYMCIAPAMLPLIYGKGVKTTIGNDADTAAAIEQLGGAHQSCAVNDIVVDPQHKVVTTPAYMLAQSILDADAGIEKLVNKVLELA; translated from the coding sequence ATGAAAAAAGTTGCTGTAATTTTAGCTGGTTGCGGTGTTTACGACGGCGCAGAAATCAATGAAGCAGTATTAACCTTATTACATATCGCAAAAGCAGGCGCGAGCTATGAATGCTTCGCACCCGATATCGAACAAATGCACACCATTAATCACCTAACAGGTGAAGAAATGACACCTAATCGTAATGTGCTAGTTGAAGCCGCACGTATTGCCCGTGGTGAAATTAAAGCGCTCACTGAGCTAAATGTAGATGAATTCGATGCCTTGATTGTACCAGGTGGTTTTGGTGCCGCGAAAAACCTATCTGACTTTGCAGTAAAAGGCTCAGATGCCCAAGTTCAAGGTGATGTACTGACAAGTGCGAAGGCCTTTGTCGATGCCAACAAAGTAGCTGGTTATATGTGTATTGCTCCTGCCATGCTGCCGCTTATTTATGGTAAAGGTGTAAAAACAACCATTGGGAACGATGCAGACACCGCTGCCGCTATAGAGCAACTTGGCGGAGCGCACCAAAGCTGTGCCGTTAATGATATCGTTGTTGATCCTCAGCATAAAGTGGTCACAACCCCTGCCTATATGTTGGCCCAAAGCATTTTAGATGCTGATGCGGGTATCGAAAAATTGGTCAACAAAGTATTAGAGCTTGCTTAA
- a CDS encoding methyltransferase, whose protein sequence is MTLAEHFAALDALLFSTRQYWQCTAFDFDDLPWPELANLLWALDDQQVSELDADQQALYRYFADEIKHIEKLAELCELPAISATRNEFPFWISNGIKGRKFEQLQDFVAAISQQSLNQPVLEWCAGKGHLGRMLAFNGAPRVHSIELQQHLCDQGQYSATQQQLAMQFSQADVLTDDTDGFFESQQHAVALHACGRLHQTFMQQASKAKTQQISFSPCCYHLFTDNAYQAMSEPAKQSQLALTHRDLKLALQETVTAPSRVDKVRKTEVEWRLGFDALRKSLTGEMHYVSVPSVNKAIFSDSFSSFCLWAAEKKSLHLPKDVDYNEFLEIGKKRKRVTERVELVRHVFRRAIEVWLVLDRALYLQQQGYQVTVSTFCEKQLTPRNILIQANY, encoded by the coding sequence ATGACACTTGCCGAGCACTTTGCTGCCTTAGATGCACTGCTATTTTCAACTCGCCAATACTGGCAATGTACCGCATTTGATTTTGATGATCTTCCTTGGCCTGAATTAGCCAACTTATTATGGGCGCTTGATGACCAACAAGTGAGTGAACTTGATGCCGATCAGCAGGCTTTATATCGTTATTTTGCTGATGAAATCAAACACATCGAAAAGCTGGCTGAACTGTGTGAGTTGCCAGCGATAAGTGCTACTCGTAATGAATTTCCGTTTTGGATAAGTAATGGCATTAAAGGCCGTAAATTTGAGCAACTACAAGACTTTGTCGCGGCGATTAGTCAGCAGTCATTAAACCAGCCCGTTTTAGAATGGTGTGCAGGTAAAGGGCATTTAGGTCGCATGTTGGCATTCAATGGTGCGCCTCGTGTGCATAGCATTGAGCTGCAACAACACTTGTGCGACCAAGGTCAATACAGTGCGACACAACAGCAATTGGCGATGCAGTTTTCTCAAGCTGATGTATTAACTGATGACACTGATGGCTTTTTTGAAAGCCAGCAGCATGCAGTTGCTTTGCATGCCTGTGGTCGTTTACATCAAACATTTATGCAGCAAGCAAGCAAAGCGAAAACCCAGCAAATCAGCTTTTCACCATGCTGTTATCATTTATTCACAGATAACGCCTATCAAGCAATGAGCGAGCCTGCCAAGCAAAGCCAACTTGCGCTTACCCATCGCGATTTAAAACTGGCTCTGCAAGAAACGGTAACAGCACCGAGCCGAGTTGATAAGGTAAGAAAAACAGAAGTTGAATGGCGTCTTGGATTTGATGCGTTACGTAAATCACTGACCGGTGAAATGCACTATGTGAGTGTGCCATCAGTGAACAAAGCGATCTTCTCTGATTCGTTTAGCTCATTTTGTTTGTGGGCAGCGGAGAAAAAATCATTACATTTACCGAAAGATGTTGATTACAATGAGTTTTTAGAGATAGGTAAAAAGCGCAAAAGGGTTACTGAGCGAGTTGAACTCGTCCGACATGTGTTCAGAAGGGCAATTGAAGTTTGGCTCGTGCTCGATCGTGCTTTATATTTGCAACAACAAGGGTATCAAGTAACGGTTAGTACGTTTTGCGAAAAGCAGCTGACACCAAGGAATATCTTGATCCAAGCTAATTATTAA
- a CDS encoding bifunctional diguanylate cyclase/phosphodiesterase, which yields MEDSATHIDKLARKNARLKSLLQKYKQSHHLQYALLQLSEQASTVAELTLLYPAIHNILQDYIPSKNFFVVLHNPVYDNLELSYFADEKDGLSVPLKYEQYFKEGLTGYVFKQGKTCYFTKQQTEQAVEQGLLKCFGTPAEHWVGVPVYRDKVIIGVMVAQSYDKKQSYSEQQIELLEAMSLYLATAIERVKKRELLESEVKIRTRALTQSNQALNDEIQQRKSALERQQILFKISELATQSKSLDDVYQHVHSIIKTITYADNLYIALYDQQSHWLSFPYCVDEFNDNGKPRPFAKGYSELVLSTEKCQVIDSERAKELIKLGVIERPVNVPPERTATSWLGAPLKTSQGVIGLIVCQAYNNKHEFSQDDCELITFVSNQIANVIQTHLANQELKLSHQKLEHRVTEKTKELRQANMHLQMQIEERKKIEQQLYHDAHHDSLTSLPNRSLFLTQLEKTLQHYQRYPEQQFAVLFIDLDKFKDINDHLGHQAGDQFLIGVAESFSHCIREHDLLARLGGDEFVILLTHLTEQQQAQDVAKRIIEIMRKPFCMKGQCIQSGASIGITYSKPSYKHTDEIIRDADAAMYYAKNAGRNRFECFHPLLNASNVQHDADNMHHLDDLPMHFRSAEIITLDEQTRAESLLEAFGEHPVLGSTSFEVLKKFATDRVQHFEVELNLLKQAFSLVSDSNLEKVLFPCSGLVLERINFQALCKLLKAHDANRMCLLFNEQEIRYASAVQIENLKNLVAQGFSIGLNEFAKDRCELNLLTEFQFDYLLLSSTFSKRVLQQENYHLQLQGVLAITKLQNIQVIAKGPSIFNYRTLLDKHGLSLFIGKQHALAPFEHEAPSAQFITS from the coding sequence TTGGAAGATTCTGCAACACACATTGATAAGCTAGCGCGTAAAAATGCTCGCTTAAAATCGCTTTTACAAAAGTATAAGCAATCACATCACTTGCAATATGCTCTTTTACAATTATCAGAGCAAGCAAGTACTGTTGCCGAATTAACCCTGCTCTACCCTGCTATCCACAATATTCTGCAAGACTATATTCCAAGTAAAAACTTCTTCGTTGTGTTGCATAACCCAGTTTACGATAACCTCGAGCTATCTTATTTCGCCGATGAAAAAGATGGCCTTTCAGTACCGTTAAAATATGAACAGTACTTTAAAGAAGGCTTAACGGGCTACGTATTTAAACAAGGTAAAACCTGTTACTTTACCAAACAACAAACAGAGCAAGCGGTTGAACAAGGCTTACTTAAGTGCTTTGGTACGCCAGCTGAGCATTGGGTTGGAGTGCCCGTCTATCGCGATAAAGTCATTATTGGCGTCATGGTCGCGCAAAGCTATGACAAAAAACAAAGCTATTCGGAGCAACAAATTGAGCTGCTAGAGGCTATGTCATTATATTTAGCGACAGCGATTGAACGAGTTAAAAAACGTGAATTGCTCGAATCTGAAGTTAAAATTCGCACCCGTGCACTGACACAAAGTAACCAAGCACTTAACGACGAAATTCAACAACGTAAAAGTGCGCTAGAACGCCAACAGATCCTGTTTAAAATATCAGAGCTTGCAACGCAAAGTAAAAGCCTCGACGATGTATATCAGCATGTTCATAGCATTATAAAAACCATTACCTATGCAGATAACTTATACATCGCATTATACGACCAACAATCACATTGGTTGAGCTTTCCTTACTGCGTCGATGAGTTTAACGATAATGGCAAACCACGACCATTTGCTAAAGGTTACAGTGAACTAGTGCTCAGCACTGAAAAGTGCCAAGTCATAGACAGTGAAAGAGCAAAAGAGCTTATCAAGCTAGGCGTTATAGAAAGACCGGTTAATGTACCACCAGAGCGCACCGCGACGAGTTGGTTAGGTGCTCCGCTTAAAACATCACAGGGTGTTATAGGCCTCATTGTTTGCCAAGCTTACAATAATAAGCATGAATTTAGTCAGGATGATTGTGAACTAATCACCTTTGTATCAAATCAAATTGCGAACGTTATTCAAACTCACCTAGCAAACCAAGAGTTAAAGCTTAGCCACCAAAAGCTTGAGCACCGAGTCACTGAAAAAACCAAAGAACTTCGCCAAGCCAATATGCACCTGCAAATGCAAATTGAAGAGCGTAAAAAAATAGAACAACAGCTGTACCATGATGCCCATCACGACTCATTAACCAGTTTACCGAATCGCAGCTTATTCTTAACTCAACTTGAAAAAACATTGCAGCACTACCAGCGCTACCCAGAGCAGCAGTTTGCAGTGCTATTTATTGACCTTGATAAATTTAAAGACATCAACGATCACCTTGGTCACCAAGCGGGTGATCAATTTTTAATTGGTGTTGCCGAGTCTTTCTCACATTGTATTCGTGAGCATGATTTGCTTGCACGTTTAGGTGGCGATGAGTTTGTTATATTACTCACTCATTTAACAGAGCAACAGCAAGCCCAAGATGTTGCCAAACGTATCATCGAAATTATGAGAAAACCTTTCTGTATGAAGGGTCAGTGCATTCAAAGTGGTGCCAGTATTGGTATTACCTACTCAAAACCAAGCTACAAGCACACCGATGAAATTATTCGCGATGCCGACGCTGCCATGTATTACGCGAAAAATGCAGGCCGTAATCGCTTTGAATGCTTCCATCCGCTGCTTAATGCTAGCAATGTGCAACATGATGCTGACAATATGCATCACCTAGATGACTTGCCTATGCACTTTAGAAGTGCCGAAATCATTACTTTGGATGAGCAAACTCGCGCAGAATCTTTACTCGAAGCATTTGGTGAACACCCAGTACTTGGTAGCACCAGCTTTGAAGTACTTAAAAAGTTTGCGACCGATAGAGTACAGCACTTTGAGGTTGAACTTAATTTACTAAAACAAGCCTTCAGCTTAGTAAGTGACAGTAATCTAGAAAAAGTATTGTTCCCTTGTTCTGGTTTAGTCCTTGAACGTATTAATTTTCAAGCACTATGCAAGCTATTAAAAGCCCACGATGCGAATAGAATGTGTTTATTATTCAACGAGCAAGAAATTCGTTATGCATCAGCGGTACAAATTGAAAATCTAAAAAACTTGGTTGCACAAGGATTTTCGATTGGGTTGAATGAGTTTGCTAAAGATCGCTGTGAGTTAAACTTACTGACTGAGTTCCAATTCGATTACTTGTTATTAAGTTCAACGTTCAGTAAGCGCGTACTACAGCAAGAAAACTATCACTTACAGCTGCAAGGTGTGCTGGCGATTACTAAGCTGCAAAATATCCAAGTAATCGCGAAAGGACCGTCTATTTTTAACTACCGCACGTTACTCGATAAGCACGGATTGTCGTTGTTTATTGGTAAGCAACATGCGCTGGCGCCCTTTGAACACGAAGCACCGAGCGCACAATTTATTACTTCTTAA
- the ubiK gene encoding ubiquinone biosynthesis accessory factor UbiK produces MINPAKLEEIAKQITDNMPQGVKNLAETVEGKTKQAIQNKLAEMDFVSRDEFDIQSQVLIRTREKLTELEEKVALLEQQLASKQDEQ; encoded by the coding sequence ATGATCAACCCAGCAAAACTTGAAGAAATCGCTAAGCAAATTACTGACAACATGCCGCAAGGCGTGAAAAACCTTGCCGAAACAGTGGAAGGCAAAACAAAGCAAGCTATTCAAAACAAACTTGCTGAGATGGACTTTGTAAGCCGTGATGAGTTTGATATTCAAAGCCAAGTACTTATTCGTACTCGTGAAAAACTCACTGAGCTTGAAGAGAAAGTTGCATTACTCGAGCAGCAACTTGCTAGCAAACAAGACGAACAATAA
- a CDS encoding ABC transporter substrate-binding protein produces the protein MLSMSALCADKVSLQLKWTHQFQFAGYYMAAEKGFYKQAGLDVSIIPADPNHPDTFSKVLSGKADFAITHSGILQKRQQGAPVVALGAILQFSPYCWMVKNNSDIFQPRDFVSKKLSKIGSIENAELLVMLQRAGLSLESLMAASHEGGVKEWLAGDLDAVQVYVTNEPYTMTLQGVGHRLICPQKFGLNVYGDILYTSEQLLTKKPEVVERFYRASLKGWRYALLHLEESIDVTKQHYATHKSVQELAYEAHVLKSYIQPPGINLGNMSMAKWRLIADLYGLEQDEFDQAFDGFMYNQQQTEGIELSWMLILAIILSIACVPLYIRLISSNRR, from the coding sequence ATGCTTTCTATGAGCGCACTGTGCGCTGATAAAGTTAGCTTACAATTAAAATGGACTCACCAGTTTCAATTTGCAGGCTATTATATGGCTGCTGAAAAAGGCTTTTATAAGCAAGCTGGCCTTGATGTCTCTATAATTCCTGCTGATCCAAATCACCCAGATACCTTCTCTAAAGTACTAAGCGGTAAAGCCGACTTTGCCATTACTCACTCAGGCATATTACAAAAGCGCCAGCAAGGCGCACCAGTTGTTGCCCTTGGAGCCATACTGCAGTTTTCGCCTTACTGCTGGATGGTAAAAAATAACTCAGATATTTTTCAGCCCAGAGACTTTGTTAGTAAAAAACTTAGCAAGATCGGTTCAATAGAAAATGCTGAATTACTGGTTATGTTACAGCGTGCAGGATTGAGCCTAGAAAGCTTGATGGCAGCTAGCCATGAAGGCGGCGTTAAAGAGTGGCTTGCCGGTGATTTAGATGCGGTGCAAGTTTATGTCACCAATGAGCCTTACACGATGACATTACAAGGAGTAGGTCACCGGCTCATTTGCCCGCAAAAGTTTGGTTTGAATGTGTATGGCGATATTTTATATACCTCTGAGCAGCTTTTAACGAAAAAGCCAGAGGTTGTTGAGCGCTTTTATCGTGCCAGCTTAAAAGGGTGGCGTTATGCCTTATTGCACTTAGAAGAAAGTATCGATGTAACCAAGCAGCACTATGCTACACATAAAAGTGTGCAAGAGCTGGCTTATGAAGCGCATGTTTTAAAAAGCTACATCCAACCTCCGGGAATTAATCTAGGCAATATGTCGATGGCAAAATGGCGCTTGATTGCAGATTTATATGGCTTAGAACAGGATGAGTTTGATCAAGCTTTTGATGGCTTTATGTATAATCAACAGCAAACAGAAGGCATTGAACTATCGTGGATGCTGATCCTTGCCATCATCTTAAGTATTGCCTGTGTGCCATTGTACATTCGCTTGATCAGCAGTAACCGACGTTAA
- the rep gene encoding DNA helicase Rep — protein MKLNPKQDEAVKYISGPCLVLAGAGSGKTRVITNKIAYLVQKCEYQARNIAAVTFTNKAAKEMRERVTQTLGKQESKGLWVSTFHTLGLEIIKKELTTLGFKPGFSLFDDQDTNQLLAELTEEELKKDKDLLNLLKMQIGSWKNELILPERAVREAREPQKALFAQLYARYQNQLRAYNALDFDDLIMIPTLLLGQNATARERWQQRFRYLLVDEYQDTNTSQYQLVKLLVGERARFTVVGDDDQSIYSWRGAKPQNLVLLSKDFPGLRLIKLEQNYRSAGRILKAANILIANNPHEFDKKLFSELGYGEPIKVIGCRDEEHESERVVAEIISHKFMKRTSYKDYAILYRGNHQARVFEKALMSNRIPYKISGGMSFFSRSEIKDIMAYLRLLVNQDDDNAFLRIVNTPRREIGTVTLEKLGTLANEKHISLFAACFEPELAHRLKGRGFNALAGFARWVVELSDNAVRGDTLEAVKELVRQINYEAYLYESSPSAKAAEMRMKNVSELYRWITDMLTGDADNPPLNLAEVVSKLTLRDMLERNEEEDESDAVQLLTLHASKGLEYPYVFMVGMEEGLLPHQVSIDEDNVEEERRLAYVGITRAQQELVMTYAKLRRQFGETSDTELSRFVQELPQDDLAFEAKKPPSSQAERMEKGQARVANLRAMLKK, from the coding sequence ATGAAACTCAACCCAAAACAAGATGAAGCGGTAAAGTATATCAGTGGACCGTGTCTGGTATTAGCTGGTGCGGGATCTGGTAAAACGCGTGTTATTACTAATAAAATCGCTTACTTGGTGCAAAAGTGTGAGTATCAAGCGCGCAATATTGCGGCGGTAACCTTTACTAATAAAGCCGCAAAAGAAATGCGCGAGCGTGTAACGCAAACACTGGGTAAACAAGAGTCGAAAGGCTTATGGGTTTCAACGTTTCACACCCTTGGGCTTGAGATCATCAAAAAAGAGTTAACTACACTAGGGTTTAAACCTGGTTTTTCGTTGTTTGATGATCAAGATACCAACCAGTTATTAGCAGAGCTGACCGAAGAAGAACTTAAAAAAGACAAAGATCTACTCAACCTACTAAAAATGCAAATAGGTAGTTGGAAGAACGAGTTGATTCTACCAGAGCGTGCCGTTCGCGAAGCCCGTGAGCCGCAAAAAGCCTTGTTTGCTCAGCTGTATGCGCGTTATCAAAATCAATTACGTGCTTACAACGCCCTAGATTTTGATGATCTGATCATGATCCCTACTTTGTTGTTAGGCCAAAATGCCACTGCGCGTGAGCGTTGGCAACAGCGTTTTCGTTACTTGCTGGTGGATGAGTATCAAGATACTAATACCAGTCAGTATCAGCTGGTTAAGTTATTGGTGGGTGAACGAGCTCGTTTTACCGTGGTAGGCGATGACGACCAATCAATTTATTCATGGCGCGGTGCTAAGCCTCAAAACCTTGTGCTATTGAGTAAAGATTTTCCGGGCTTACGTTTGATTAAGCTTGAACAAAACTACCGAAGCGCAGGGCGAATTCTAAAAGCGGCGAATATTTTGATTGCCAATAACCCTCACGAGTTTGATAAAAAGCTATTCAGTGAGCTTGGCTATGGTGAGCCTATTAAAGTGATTGGCTGTCGTGATGAAGAGCATGAATCAGAGCGAGTGGTGGCAGAGATCATTTCTCATAAATTCATGAAACGCACCAGCTACAAAGATTACGCGATTTTATATCGTGGTAATCACCAAGCGCGCGTGTTTGAAAAAGCACTTATGAGCAACCGCATTCCCTATAAAATCAGCGGCGGCATGTCATTTTTCTCGCGTTCAGAGATCAAAGATATCATGGCGTATTTACGCCTATTGGTGAACCAAGATGACGACAATGCCTTTTTACGTATTGTAAATACGCCACGCCGTGAGATTGGTACGGTCACACTTGAAAAGCTCGGCACCCTTGCTAATGAAAAGCATATCAGCTTATTTGCTGCCTGTTTTGAGCCTGAGCTTGCGCACAGATTAAAGGGCCGTGGTTTTAATGCTTTAGCTGGTTTTGCCCGCTGGGTGGTTGAGCTTTCTGATAATGCGGTACGGGGCGATACCCTTGAGGCTGTGAAAGAGTTAGTTAGGCAAATTAACTACGAAGCATACCTTTATGAGTCATCACCGAGTGCAAAAGCCGCTGAAATGCGCATGAAAAACGTTTCAGAGCTTTATCGTTGGATCACCGACATGTTAACAGGGGATGCAGACAATCCACCGCTGAACCTTGCTGAAGTGGTTAGTAAACTGACCCTGCGCGATATGCTTGAGCGTAACGAAGAAGAAGACGAATCTGACGCGGTACAATTACTGACACTGCATGCTTCAAAAGGTTTGGAGTATCCGTATGTGTTCATGGTTGGTATGGAAGAGGGTTTGTTACCGCACCAAGTAAGTATCGATGAAGATAACGTTGAAGAAGAGCGTCGTCTTGCTTATGTAGGTATTACGCGTGCACAGCAAGAGCTGGTAATGACCTATGCTAAGTTACGTCGTCAATTTGGTGAAACCTCAGATACAGAGCTCAGTCGCTTTGTGCAGGAGTTACCACAAGATGATTTAGCCTTTGAGGCGAAAAAGCCACCTTCATCACAAGCTGAGCGCATGGAAAAAGGTCAAGCCCGTGTAGCTAATCTAAGAGCGATGCTTAAGAAGTAA
- a CDS encoding c-type cytochrome, whose amino-acid sequence MKKLSAALLLLATTAYAQAYDNSLTEDAIKKRLAPIGSVYLEGDKAAVAAEPTGPRSGEQVYQAACFACHGTGALGAPKSADDWAPRIAKGMDTLLNHAINGFNAMPPKGTCMDCSDEEISAAIDFMTSK is encoded by the coding sequence ATGAAAAAACTATCAGCTGCATTATTACTGCTAGCAACAACGGCATATGCACAAGCGTATGACAACTCTTTGACTGAAGATGCAATTAAAAAGCGTCTAGCGCCAATTGGTTCTGTATATCTAGAAGGTGATAAAGCTGCGGTCGCTGCTGAACCTACAGGTCCTCGTTCTGGTGAACAAGTTTACCAAGCAGCATGTTTTGCTTGTCATGGTACTGGCGCACTAGGTGCACCTAAATCAGCTGATGATTGGGCTCCTCGTATTGCTAAAGGCATGGACACTCTACTTAACCATGCAATCAACGGTTTCAACGCGATGCCTCCTAAAGGTACGTGTATGGACTGTTCTGATGAAGAGATCAGCGCTGCTATCGATTTCATGACTAGCAAGTAA
- the can gene encoding carbonate dehydratase, translating into MRKLKNLFENNKRWAARTSENDPEFFKILSMQQNPEYLWIGCSDSRVPANEIVDLLPGELFVHRNVANVVVHTDHNCLSVMQYAVEVLKVKHIMVVGHYGCGGVQAVLNEARFGLIDNWLRHVGDVKEKHIEQLNALPEQERLNSLIELNVIEQVRNVCRTNIVQDAWAKGQELTIHGWVYGLANGHLNDLESVVTCAEEASDTYGIAVKRVFERVAEKS; encoded by the coding sequence ATGAGAAAGTTAAAAAATTTATTCGAGAATAATAAACGTTGGGCAGCGCGTACGAGTGAAAATGATCCTGAGTTTTTTAAAATTCTATCAATGCAGCAAAATCCAGAGTACCTGTGGATCGGTTGTTCTGACTCGCGTGTACCTGCAAACGAAATCGTAGACTTGTTACCGGGTGAGTTATTTGTTCACCGTAACGTAGCAAATGTCGTTGTGCATACCGACCATAACTGTCTTTCGGTAATGCAATACGCTGTTGAAGTACTGAAAGTGAAGCACATCATGGTCGTTGGTCATTATGGCTGTGGTGGTGTTCAAGCAGTATTAAACGAAGCGCGTTTTGGCTTAATTGATAACTGGCTTCGCCACGTAGGTGATGTAAAAGAAAAACACATCGAACAACTCAATGCATTACCTGAGCAAGAGCGTTTAAATAGCTTAATCGAACTAAACGTTATTGAACAAGTACGTAACGTGTGCCGTACTAACATTGTGCAAGATGCTTGGGCGAAAGGCCAAGAGTTAACAATTCATGGTTGGGTGTATGGCTTAGCAAATGGTCATCTTAATGATCTAGAGTCGGTAGTGACCTGTGCTGAAGAAGCTAGTGATACCTACGGTATCGCCGTTAAGCGTGTATTTGAACGCGTGGCAGAAAAAAGCTAA
- the ilvA gene encoding threonine ammonia-lyase, biosynthetic, producing the protein MVSQELDYFRAIIQANMEPLAKVTEVSEMADLSARLGNHVWLKREDQQPVYSFKLRGAFHKLSKLPKGSDVITASAGNHAQGVALSASFLGHKATIVMPVTTPEIKVNAVRSLGGEVVLHGHHFDAAKAHALELTEQRNGVFVPPFDDPDVIVGQGTVARELMQQLNDLDAVFIPVGGGGLLAGMAVYIKSLRPDIKVIGVEADESACLKAALEAGKPVELDRVGSFADGVAVKVIGTETFRLAQKFCDEVVTVTGDEICAAMQDIFVSTRAIAEPSGALSTAGLKKWCQQNGVKGLNVAAILSGANLNFDRLRYVAERTALGEKNEALLAVTIKEEKGSFKQFCNSLGGRAITEFNYRYAGPGEAQIFVGIALRQGQQELDELKAALTENDYTFCDLSDNELAKLHIRYMVGGKAPAQLHERLLRFEFPEYPGALARFLDTLGSNWNITLFHYRNHGGAIGNVLAAFAIEPSDYEVFNEHLNRLGYNVQDETNNPCFTQFLTSQGQELSEVKAANQ; encoded by the coding sequence ATGGTTTCTCAAGAGCTCGATTACTTTCGCGCTATTATCCAAGCGAACATGGAGCCCCTTGCAAAAGTCACTGAGGTCAGCGAAATGGCTGATCTTAGTGCACGGCTAGGCAACCATGTGTGGTTAAAGCGTGAAGACCAACAACCGGTTTATTCATTTAAGCTTCGTGGTGCATTTCATAAACTGAGCAAGTTGCCAAAAGGTTCTGATGTGATCACAGCCTCAGCGGGTAACCATGCACAAGGCGTTGCACTCAGTGCTTCATTTTTAGGCCATAAAGCTACGATTGTGATGCCAGTCACCACACCTGAAATTAAAGTGAATGCAGTACGTTCACTCGGTGGTGAAGTGGTATTACACGGCCATCATTTTGATGCGGCAAAAGCCCATGCTTTAGAGCTGACAGAGCAGCGTAACGGGGTGTTTGTGCCACCGTTTGATGATCCTGATGTGATTGTTGGCCAAGGTACCGTTGCCCGTGAATTAATGCAGCAATTGAATGACCTTGATGCTGTTTTTATTCCTGTTGGCGGTGGTGGTTTGCTAGCAGGCATGGCGGTGTACATTAAGTCGTTACGTCCTGATATCAAAGTCATTGGTGTTGAAGCTGATGAGAGTGCTTGCCTAAAAGCAGCGCTTGAAGCAGGCAAGCCCGTTGAGCTTGACCGTGTTGGTAGCTTTGCAGATGGTGTAGCCGTAAAAGTTATCGGCACAGAAACATTTCGTTTAGCGCAAAAGTTTTGTGATGAAGTGGTCACTGTAACGGGCGACGAAATCTGCGCCGCAATGCAAGATATCTTTGTTTCGACTCGTGCTATAGCGGAGCCTTCAGGGGCGCTATCAACAGCGGGCCTTAAAAAGTGGTGCCAACAAAATGGTGTTAAAGGCTTAAACGTAGCTGCGATTTTATCGGGTGCAAACTTAAACTTTGACCGCTTACGTTATGTTGCAGAGCGAACGGCACTTGGTGAAAAGAACGAAGCACTGCTTGCTGTGACCATTAAAGAAGAGAAGGGCAGCTTTAAGCAGTTTTGTAACTCATTAGGTGGCAGGGCTATTACTGAGTTTAATTACCGTTATGCAGGCCCTGGCGAAGCACAAATTTTTGTTGGTATTGCATTAAGACAAGGGCAACAAGAGCTCGATGAATTAAAAGCGGCACTGACAGAAAACGACTACACGTTTTGCGATCTATCAGATAACGAGCTGGCTAAATTGCATATTCGTTATATGGTGGGTGGTAAAGCGCCAGCTCAACTTCATGAGCGTTTACTGCGCTTTGAGTTTCCTGAATACCCAGGCGCACTGGCGCGATTCTTAGATACTCTTGGTAGTAATTGGAATATTACTTTATTCCATTACCGCAATCATGGTGGGGCAATTGGTAATGTGCTGGCGGCCTTTGCTATTGAACCGAGTGATTATGAGGTATTCAATGAGCATTTGAACCGCTTGGGATACAACGTTCAAGATGAAACGAACAACCCATGTTTCACCCAGTTCTTAACCAGCCAAGGTCAAGAACTTAGCGAAGTTAAAGCGGCAAATCAGTAG